The Engraulis encrasicolus isolate BLACKSEA-1 chromosome 22, IST_EnEncr_1.0, whole genome shotgun sequence sequence acataaatcttaacaaaaatgtttcttctcatctaaggctaatatgaaacataatgtaccacatctttcattgacatttgtttttaaaggaaaaatgacagttttgtaggtttttaaccaatgttacgaaaaaacaaggcgtcacgtcaaccacccatgtacatAAATGACACTGCTATAAAAGCTATTCACAGGGTAAATTGGGTCCAACTGCAAACTGTTTGTTGTATTTTGCCACCAATCGTGTAATGAATACTTGGAAGAGTTTACACACTACTGTagtgtaggctacagtgtgtgTTGTCCGTTGATTGAAGGCAGAGTTTGTTTTTGTTGCAAAGACACAAAAGGTATGATTTTGACCATGACGGACACTGTTTAGGCTTGCATGTTAAGTGCTTTGAGCAGAATGAGTGACTGTTGCATTAAAGTCATTAATACAACATGTATTACACATGCATATTATTACACAGTTATTTATTTTCCACTGTGTTAGTATTATTTATTAGAACTGTGTATAAAGCAAATTAACATTATTGTATCTCTTGCGAGAACATAGATATTACATCTCCTAAAGAACAGATAGCAGAACACATCCTTAATTCAGTGAAATGTATATTCAACAAAATTCTATATTAATTAATGAGAAGTGTTTGTGAATTGTGAATATGGATCTCTGCGTAGTCCTGATTGGCTAAAATGATCATGAACTGGGTGTGTCTGTCTCACCTTTGACCCCCAGCCAGCAGTTGGAAGGCATGGTTGACCTCATctagggtgagggtgtgtgtgacaaACTCATCTAGTTTCAGGCGGCCAGCCAGGTGCTGCTCCACGAGCTGAGGGATGTCCGTCACACTCTTCCATCCTGGGGAGCGGGCCAGAGGAGAGAACAGCCAATAAGAAGAGGACGTTCATGAGCCATGGCCAATAACAGCAGAGGGAACGAGAGGGCATgcattgaaaaaaaaagtcacagGAGATGACATGGATGGGGCTTTGCCAATAAGGATGAACCAACAATATAAAGCGGCctgtgtacaccagaaacgacctaAGCGAACAGAGTTcgcaaaaaaaaaacgctttattcgctctggacgtgacattgtcATGTTTGATTTAGTTactcacataacggctctggcttgtcagtctGGGACTTTAAGAGATATGAACATTCTCATTGGTTTTCgttgaaccgcgtcatagctcattaccataatattagcttgacttccACTCTGGTCGCTCAAGTCACTTCGCTCCAGACAAATTCGCTTTGGTCACTTTAtttgccgaccctccatagagaaataatgacttccgtcgctcaggtagCGCAGTTCATTCTCATGGCACACATAGCTTAAGTCGTCAATCAAAAAGTCAGTCAGTTGCTATGAACTTAAAACCTTTTGAGAAAGTTCGCTCAACTACAGATGAATATAGTCTTTGGTTGTGTATAACTGGGATGTTCAATGGAGTAGTGAAAAGCTGCTCTCTCGACAATACATTTGCATGATATTTTATTGGGAGACATGACAAAACTCTAAAAATTGCATAGGTTTAAAAGTTTGCCTCGTCATGTTTTTGTGATaaatcattaaagggacactgtgcaggaaatggtcaaaaaaggtactgcagctatgctgctcattgaaactgggttgcctattgccaaatgtgatcttttcatgaaagtttactaagtaataaacaaatattttctagtatgatctgagtcatttttgcagctaaaaatgggtatttttggaaattctaaatggcggaccacggagaagatcccccttttcatgtatgaaaagtgttaaTTTTTctagtcacaatgaatactttgaatttgatggaggtggtaagtattcaagaaaaaggtaacattagtgaatgggtagcatgaattctggaaataaacaactaaaaatctcacacagtgtccctttaaagatgtaTTTCCTGAAAACACattgcaacagtgtgtgtgtgtgtgtgtgtgtgtgtgtgtgtgtgtgtgtgtgtgtgtgtgtgtgtgtgtgtgtgtgtgtgtcctcacccccAAAGTAAGTGCCCTTTAGTGTGCGGCCCATAAGCAAGTGAAAGGGGAGGAGCTTCATCTCCTCCAGTTCTGTCCATCCCACAATGACACACACGCCCCATGCTGAGCGACATGACTCCAGTGCACTCCTctgcagacacgtgcacacacacacacacacacacacacacacacacacacacacacacacacacacacacacacacacacacacacacacacactgtaagccaATGTACTCACATTTTCACTTCCGACATTGGGACATTACTTCACAACACagttccaagaaaaaaaaacataaaatatacaGTCCATTACATTTTGTGTTGCTTGTATTGCTTATGTATCtgatagagcacacacacacacgcacgcacgcacacacacacacgcttacgacaccccccccccctccacacacacacacacacacacacacacacacacacccccacacacccccccccccccacacacacacacacacacacacacacactataacatccacacccatggaacacacacacacacacacaccatgacttcCACATCCCCAACACACTCCAGAGCGTAGTCGGCTCCTCCTGAGGTCATCTCCACCAGTACGTCCTGTATGGGCCGCTTGTGATCTCTGGGGTTCACGCAGTCGGTTACCCCAAACTCCCGCGCCCTGTCAAACTTGTCTGGATTGACATCCACGCCGATGACCCGAGCAGCGCCCGCACTCACGCAGCCCATCACCGCAGCCAGCCCCACCGCCCCCAGCCCAAGCACCACGCACACCGAGCCTTCCTCCACCTGCAAACAAGGCataccgcacaaacacacatactgttaaTGTGTGCCAGCACATAGGTTGCACtgagtgctgagtgtgtgtgtgtgtttgtgagagagagagagagagagagagagagagagagagagagagagagagagagagagagagagagagagagagagagagagagagggagagattgtatGACAGAATCTCACCAgcaatgaaaataaaaatgaaaatgaaaaattaatttcagctgggctcaaactacacaactttaCAATTGTATCAGATTTTGATGCTGGGTAGCGCCTCAAAAAAAGAGAATCCACGATTTCTGGTTGGCGACTCTTTAAACCGGCAAAAATCTATCTTAACATGTCGCACAAAATGAAGAAACCTTGcctgacaatcgcttgcgatggttcTGAGGGgtaattgtcgtaaggggggttttcagaaCGCAATCGGGCCGATAGTTTTGTAATTTGAGCTTTACACTGAGATATCCAAAACTCTAACTTTGTACAAACTAAAATGATACAAAGGCCCGTCACCTTGGCAACATTCACTGCTGCCCCGTATCCAGTAGCAACACCGCATCCCAGTAGGCACACCCGGTCCAGCTCTGCGTCAGGGTGGATCTTGGTCAGGTTGGTTTCCAAGGTGACCGTGTACTCGGAGAAGGAGCTGACACCGAGAAACTGGAACACCTGTGTCCCCCTACAGGAGATACGACTCGTACCATCAGCCAAAACACCCTGCTGGGTCTTGGCcctgaagacaagacaagagaagacaagacaagacaagacaagacaagacaagacaagacaagacaagacaagacaagacaagacaagacaagagaagttTGATACAGTATTTAGCATCAGGGTATTGTATCCACCCTGGAAGTCACAATATCCTTCAGTGACTCAAAAAAGATGACAGTATGGAGCTGTTAGTGGCATTACAAAAAAATCTTTATAAGAAATAAAAGTTTAATTTAAATTTAAAACATAGTTTTTGGTCCAAAGTGTCAGATTTGACATGGAATGACTTGAATATCTCTCACCAATTAGCCTTGCACAGGTTGGTTTTGGGACTGAGACAGCAATCACATTCCCCGCactgagggagaaagagggggatgacCTTGTCACCTGTAAAAATACAAAGAcgatgatggaaccacactgttggaacatagtagagagttaaatttgccatcattagtggacaatacctaaaggcggtgctccaaaatataatgccttggtagctatgtttgctgttttaaagtctgtatgtatcattcaacattcattttaatgctctacatgagtaagaagaccctaaccaagtcacctctgcacccccttaccatcgtatatgctgtctttcagactgaccactaaatcaagctgaagtattcattttctatataacctggagggtgcatgactccataattttcaaaaaggattaaatattttccatcctgtaatcagaggacagtttcacatgtctcctaggtccatagaatgagcttttctgcatgcaacactgtttaatgtctgcatcatgtgcattaatcaagtgttgtgtttatggtcattttttcgagagctgtcattgttggagtgtcatagtttgcttattgaccacaagtatgtcatgatctcataactcatgcaatgattacacagaactctatattacggaaataggccttatatgcctgcaattttgataattcaatctttctgtgtaatagataagtaattagtccctcaaaatcttcgctgctgagtgccacagcctttctgtgatggtattttagttgtgcatttatgttggcagtcaatatagttccttttaaaatattcttccttgtgtcatttttagaattatccaactattacaacatgttttggcactgtcccaacttttttgagatttgttgcatgggtcaaattttaaatgatcacataattacctcaaaacaataattctgctcgactttaacaactgatatgttttctgtacataatgctctaccttattaacatattagatgttttgaaaatgccagcattttgattttattcacaaaatacaaagtgtcccaacttttttggaatccgctttgtatataaaatatcaacagacagacagatgcacaacATAGCACACTGGAAACATTAGGTTAGGGATGAGGCAGAGTCTGGGTTGAGTCATGTTAAGAGTCCAGTAAGAAAAAGCAATATagcaaaacacatacatacaattaTGCGGTTTGATGCTCTGAGTCTATCAGTATGTTTAATTACAATCTGCCTCTAAAGGTAGAGACTATTATCTCACAACATACAAGATACAATATATTTACTGTCATGTACACATGAATTCaagaattcatttaaaaataagTTTTTCGTGGTCATAAAAACCCTGTGCTGCCTATTgacgatcttttcatgaatatcagTGAAGTAATaacctaatatttactagtatggccaaagtacagtaagttttgatgctaaaaatgcctatttctggatattcaaaatgacagacatagaagatcccccatttcatttatgaaaagttcaatttccagtcataatgaatacaagcggattccgaaaaagttgggacactttgtatgttgtgaataaaataaaaatgctggcattttcaaaacatccaatatgttaataaggtagagcattatgtacagacaagaTATCAGttttaaagtcgagcagaattattgttttgaggtaattatgttatcatttaaaatttgacccatgcaacaaatctcaaaaaagttgggacagggccaaaacatgttgtaatagttggataattctaaaaataacacaaggaagaatattttaaaaggaactatattgactgccaatatgaatgcacaaataaaataccatcacagagaggctgtggcactcagaagcgaagattttgaggggctaattacttatctattacacagaaagattgaattatccaaattgcaggcatataaggcctatttccataatatagagttctgtgtaatcattacatgagttatgagatcatggcatactcgtcgtcaataagcaaactatgacactccaacaatgacagctctcgaaaaaatgaccataaacacaacacttgattaatgcacatgatacagacattaaacagtgttgcatgtggaaaagctcattctagatggacctaggagacatgtgaaactgtcctctgattacagaatggaaaatatttcatccttttttttaatcttggagtcatgcaccctccaggttatgtagaaaatgaatacttcagcttgatttagtggtcagtctgaaagagagcatatatgatggtaagggggtgcagaggtgccttggttatggtcttcttgctcatgtagagcattaaaatgaatgttgaatgatatatacagactttaaacagcatacatagctaccaaggcattatatttcggagaaccgcctttagatattgccccataacggttgcaaatttcaatctcttctatgttccaacagtgtggttccatcataagagtatacaggtcacaaaattgttttcttgcagtcaggatatgccacatattaagcataacaaaaaggtaaacaagttgaagaacacg is a genomic window containing:
- the LOC134438895 gene encoding alcohol dehydrogenase class-3-like isoform X1 encodes the protein MAMEGKPIRCRAAVAWKPGEALSVEEVMVAPPKAHEVRIKVMASGVCHTDWAYLHGAGKGMELRPFPLVLGHEGAGVVESVGAGVTRFSPGDKVIPLFLPQCGECDCCLSPKTNLCKANWAKTQQGVLADGTSRISCRGTQVFQFLGVSSFSEYTVTLETNLTKIHPDAELDRVCLLGCGVATGYGAAVNVAKVEEGSVCVVLGLGAVGLAAVMGCVSAGAARVIGVDVNPDKFDRAREFGVTDCVNPRDHKRPIQDVLVEMTSGGADYALECVGDVEVMRSALESCRSAWGVCVIVGWTELEEMKLLPFHLLMGRTLKGTYFGGWKSVTDIPQLVEQHLAGRLKLDEFVTHTLTLDEVNHAFQLLAGGQSIRSIIKM
- the LOC134438895 gene encoding alcohol dehydrogenase class-3-like isoform X2, which encodes MELRPFPLVLGHEGAGVVESVGAGVTRFSPGDKVIPLFLPQCGECDCCLSPKTNLCKANWAKTQQGVLADGTSRISCRGTQVFQFLGVSSFSEYTVTLETNLTKIHPDAELDRVCLLGCGVATGYGAAVNVAKVEEGSVCVVLGLGAVGLAAVMGCVSAGAARVIGVDVNPDKFDRAREFGVTDCVNPRDHKRPIQDVLVEMTSGGADYALECVGDVEVMRSALESCRSAWGVCVIVGWTELEEMKLLPFHLLMGRTLKGTYFGGWKSVTDIPQLVEQHLAGRLKLDEFVTHTLTLDEVNHAFQLLAGGQSIRSIIKM